The segment TCTCGCTTGCGGAGAAGATCCAGACCACTGAGTAGACGCTGCCCACCTGTGGGCGGCTGGGAAATTCGGGCTTGGTGGCGACAATGAGCTTGATCTTGGCTTCGTCCTTGGACGTGAGCGTGAACAGGCTGGAGGCGTTGAAGGTCTCTTTGAGCTGGTAGGCCAGACGAGCACCGAGTTGATCCACGTTGTCGTGAATGACGGCCACGGGAGTGGCACCGGTTTTCATCTCGGAGGGGGTGTTGGGGATGGTCTTGCCCGTGGGAAGGTCCTGAGCCATGGCCAAACCTGCGATGAGAATCATCGTGGCAAGGGCGACCAACAGGGCGCTGCTATGGATAGCGGCAAGGCGTCTCATGGAGTTTCCTTCATAGATACGAGCGATTGCTCGTCAACTTCGGAGCTACACTGGCTGAGTGAATGCGGTTTTGTCAACACAGGTTTTTGTGTCGAAGAACTTTGCCACTGCTTCCTGGTCATCTGTAGTGATGCGTAAATCGGCCACAGACATGGGGGTGAGTTGATTTCCATAGAGCCGGAGCGCCCGGTCAACGAATTCTGCGAGCACAAAGGAAGCGTTGACCCGACGGGAAATGGGTGGAGACCCCCAGACCACGGTGACTTGGGTCAAGTGCGAGCCATGCACGCCAGTGATCAGGCTGCCTGTCCGGATGAGCGCCTGTTCGGCCGTGTCGGGAAACATGCCGCTTAATTCTGCCAACCGTGAGAGAAAGGCGGGCATGACACATAAATAGTAATGAGGGTCGATTTTGACGGCAACGGAAACACCAGGGACGCCCAGAATCAGGGGGGATTCCAGGTAGGCTTTGCCCAGGCCTTTTTGGAGTCGATCAAGGATCTCGGTGTAGTTCTTCATCATGGGACGCAAGCCTCCATGTGTTTACGCCACAAGTACCTATCATTCGTCAGGAGTGTAATTCGGTCGGGTTCGCACCGTTTCGATTGCTTCGCGCACGGCGTCGTTGATGACGTCTGGTCGGACCGGTTCGCGCAGGACGATGGTGCCCTGTTGGACATAGCGGGGCGGAAGCGAATTCAGGCTGAGGGCATAGATATCCTGAATATCGATGTCGTTGGGCGCAAAATCGGGGTGTTCAGCCAGTGCGTGCCTCATGGCTTCGATGACCCGTTTTTCATTCTTGTTGTGAATGAAAAACAGGTTGGTTTTGCCTACGGCGTACAGCTCCAGCAAGTCAGCGACTTTCTTTTCCATGAAATTCTCCTGAGTATTGCAATAATGAATAGCAATTCTAGCGCGCTATTACAAACCGAAAAAGCAATGATCATGCCGATTCGGTTCAGGCCTGTCCGGGGAACACGGTTGGTTGGGAAACAGGAGAGGGGGAGCAGGTCTGATTGTCCTGCGAATAGGGCTCTTTCACCGTCTGCTAGAGGGTGATGGGGCCGAAAGCGGATTCGTGCTTGCGGCGCAAGTATTTGAGGAACAGTTTGGATTCCGTGAGGTCGGGATTGATTTTCAGGGATTGTTCCAGAAATTTGACGGCGTTGCCGATGTCCTTTTTTTCGAAATAGGCACGGGCAATATTGTGGTGCAGGTTTTCGTCGCCCTCGGGGGCCAAGTCCAGGGCGCGAAGGTAGTGCTTGAGTGCCGTGTCGAGGAGTCGTTCTTTGCGCAAGGAGATGCCAAACTCATTGAACATGTGTTTGTGCTCGGGGGCGAAGGGGGCTTCGGCCTCGGCCAACTGGGAGAAAATGTCCACAGCCTTGGTCATGTTGCCGCGTTTCAAATAGGTCAGGGCCAAGCCAAAGCTGGCGCGGGCACTTTTTTCAACGTCCTCGGGTGTTCCGGATAATTCGAATCCTTCGATTTGCGGGCCGCCGGAAGAAACAGGCGGGGCCTTGGGCTCAGGCGCGGAAGGTTCGTCCAGGTCCAGTACGGATCCATTGCCCGTGGCGGGTTCAGGAACTTCGGAGGTGATGTAGAAATCGGGTTCGGGCGCGAAGCGGTCCAGCAGGGTGTCTGTGGAAATTGTCCGCTTTTTTCCCGTGGCGATCAGGTTTTCGTTGATGGGCTGGACTTCGACCAATCCGTCATCAAGTTCGTGCACGAGCCAGTGTTGTTTGACCTTGGTCTTGCGCAGAGTCGTGCCAGTACCAATCTTGCGCGTCTCCATGGTGGAGAAAACGCCGTGAATGGGCTCGCGTTCTGTTTTGTCGTCCTGATCAGGCATCGTTTCTCAGAGCAGCGGCTCGATTTTTTGCACGATGCCGCCCCGTTTGAGTTTGTTCAGGTAGTTGTCCTGCTCTTCTTCAAGAACCAAGTAGAGGTAGGCCATGTTAGCTTGAATGGACTTGTCGTACAAGTCTTCTTGAACATCCCATTTGGATGTAAAGTGCGCCAGGGAAAAACGCCGGACGCCGCCAAGCGGACCATCCATGCGGCCCACCATCATGGCATAGAAACCATGGGTTTTTTCAAGAAGATCTCTGGGGGAGGCGTAAGGCAGGCCTGCTTCCTCAAATTCAAGATATAGCAGCATCAGTTTTTCCAGATATTCGCGGTCGGCCATTTGGGCCAGCAAGTCGGCTGTCGCGAGGATCTGAGCACAGAATCTGGTGGTGTCATCACTATAGGCAATGTTGGTGGCGTCTACACCCAGGCAGGTGCATTCGATCATTTTCGAGGCGTCGTGAATGTCGAACCCCGGGCGTCCGGCCTCATGAAAATAGTCCTTCATGAACGCGATGCTGCGTTGTTCGTGACCAACGGTATATTTGGCGCCGGTCCCTTCCATGTCGTTTTCTTCCTGAATCAGGCCGACATCGTGCAACAGGGAACTGACCAGGGTCAGCTCCATCATTCGGGCATTGACGGTGATGTTGTCCTGGGCTGCGCCGTGAAGAAGCCGGGCACAACACAGGAAGACTTCCACTGTGTGCTGGAGATTGTGGTACATGGTCGTACTGGAGCGATAGCCGGGATATTTGCCACGAAAAAGGCGTTTGGAATCGGCAAATGCCTTGTCCAGGAAACTGAAATCGAAGCCGGGATACATAGTTTCGACAATGGTATGGACTTCAGCCAGCAATACCGACGGGCTTGTTACGTCAACAAGGTCGTACAATTTTACGTCGGCATGAGTGTCAGCAATTCCCATTGATCCCCCTCGGAAAGTATTTGCCTGACTCATGGCACGCAGTGATGGCGATGCACCGTTGCAGTGTATTTCTTTTTGGTGACAGGTGCAACCGGACTTCCGATTTACTTGGATTCAGGCGCTTGAAGCAGTGGTGAATTAGAATCAAAAAACCGATTTCAAAGGGGGCGATGGCGCGTCTTGGGTACTACTGTACCAAAAGCGACAGCCCGCCTGAAAGGATGAAGATCAGGATGGCGATGGCCAGCCCGAGGCCAAACCAGCCAAGCGAACGGCCCCATCCGGATTGGCGTTGCAGCGGCGGGCGCAAGCGGTATCTGGCTGCTTCGGCTCCTGTCGGTGGGGTCAGGGGCAACGATTCGAAGTCCGTGTGTCGAAAATCCAGTGAATCGAGATCGACCGCTGCGGTTGTGGCTGCTGCAGACGGTGCTCGGGGAGTTGTCCGGGCTGCGGACGCCTGGACTTCGGCGGCAGACTGCACGGGCGAGGCCGTTTGTGGGGGCCGCGTTTGTTCAGGTGGAGCCGGCGAGGTCCCTGGCGCAACCTTGCTTGTGGGGGCGGATTGCCCCTCATTTGTTGCTGTTGGTGGGACAGGAGGGGCCTGTGGCTTGGGTTTATCCAGGCTCAGCAAGGCGGCCCGGAACAGGCCATCCAGGGTCTGCTGCCGCGAATGGCGGCTTTCCAGGCACAGGAAGCCATGCAGATAAACGCTACGGACAAGGATGTGATTCTTCTCGAGTTTGAGGAAGGTAATGGCGATGCGTCGCCCGAAGTTGAGCAGGGAGAACGGCGGTTTGACTACGGTCAGTCCCACTTCTCTGTTTGCCGAGATTACGGTCAACCCCAGACGGGTGGCGGCACTGTTAACGGCTTCCCATACAGCGTCGTAGCTGAAGGCGAAGCTGCAGGCCAGTTCCGTCTCTCGGGCAGAAAAAGTGGCATGTTCAATGGTGAATGGTTGCTTGGGAGGTAAATTGTCGCTCACATGTGCCTCCTTGGATGGCCCTGCAAGCATGCCTCAAATGCGCAAGCGGTGCAACGGGGGGAGGTTTAATGGGAGAGTGACTCGAATCCTGCCAAGGCCTGTTTTACGAATGTTGCTACGAGCTCAGGGCTTTTTCGACCATCGGGGGTTTCGACACCGGTGTGCGCATCCACCCCTGCGGGTTTGACTTGTAAAATGGCCTGGCGGACGTTGCCGGGGGTCAAGCCTCCGGCCAGAATCAGCGGGATTGGAGAGAGTTCGACCAGTCGACGACTTGCGCTCCAGTCATGGACCTTACCGGTAGCTCCGGTCGCCCCGGTGGAGGGGTCGTAGGTATCGGTTAAAAACGCATCGCAGTACGGGGCCAGACTGAGTATTTGCTTCTCCATGCGTTGTATGGATATTGCGTCAGGGGTTGGCGGCACGATGATGCTTTTGATGACGTACAGGTCGGGGCGGCTGGATTTGAGGGCTGCCAATGCTGTGGCGGAGATGTCCGCATGCAATTGGACATGCGTGACGCCCAGTTGATCACAGAAGGTTCTGATTTCTTCAGGGTCGGTAACGTAGGTGATGAGCACGGCGGGGACGTCGTTGGGCAGAATCTGGACGATACGTGCGGCTTCATCCTCGCTGATATCTTCGGGATGTACGGCCAGACGCAGGGGGATGCCGATGGAATTGACTCCAAGCCGGGCAAGTAGGAGTGCCTCGTCCTGATCCAGAACTCCGGCGATCTGGATGCGTGGGCAATGACGATCAGTCATGTTTGCCGCCTGAGTCTAAATCAAAGTCATTCAGAAAAAAGGCAGCAACGGATTCGGGGGGCAGGTCGGACAGACGCAGAACGTCGAATCCTTGTCCTGGATATTGTGGGGACGCTTTGCAGGCCTGACCCGCCAGGGCGAACAAACGGCTGGCGATGCTGTATTCACCATTGTCCCAGGCCATGAGCCCGTTGTTGAGTCTCTGAAATTCCGTCAATCCCCAATCCCTGGGCGGGAGCAACGGTGGCGTGGGTTCACCCACAAGATGAGCGAGTCGTTCCACTGCCCGGGCAGGCCAGGTATTGATGTCAGACAGGGCAATGTCGAAGGTCACACTTCTGCCCTGAGCCGGCCAGGGGGTGGATGCACGAGCTACGGCGGCCCAGGCAGCTTTTCGCAATTCGGGGAGACGTTTTTCCAGGGCCTGCTGCTGCAGGGCAAGCTGTTCGCTTTTTTGTCGGAAGGCCTCGGGCGTGAAGCGACGGACTCCTTCCATGCCCAGAACCAGTCGGCGTTCGAAGTCCTTGATCCGTGTTTGCAGTTCCGTCATCTCCGCCACGGTTTCGCGGTGCCGTTGCATGGCTTTGATGGCCTGCTCTGCATGGCCTTCCCGGTTCATACGGGCGACGGCCTCGGCCAATTGGTCTCGACGCACAAGCAGACTCGACAGGCGGTGCGTGGCATTGAAATAGGTCAGGATTTCGGCACAGCGCTCCTGCTGCTCTTCCAGATGTCGGAGCTGAGACTCGGCAGTGGCCCATGCGTTCTCGGCACGGTTACGCTCATTGGCAAGGCGCTTGGTCCGCCCCTGGAGTGATTCAGTGATCTGGGCGGAGAGGGTGGTGCGCAGCACGCCGGGGTGATCGTCAGGGATGGTCGCGGAGACGGTTACGGCGTGATCGGCTCCCAGGATGCGGGCCAGCTTCAGGGTTTCATCCAGGGTTGCGGACAGGTCGGAACCGGACTCGGCCCGTAGGGCAGAGGTCAGGCCCCGTGGTGCTGGCTGCAGAGTGTGCTCGTCGGACAGGGCGTCGAGTAACAGAAAATGCAGTCCTGTATTCATGCCGGGCCGGGCCTCCCGCGGATGCTCCGGCAGTGCTGCGGGCAGGATAACGGCACTCCCCGCAATCGCAGGCATCAATTCGCCCCTGCGATGATCTTCCAGGATGCGTCTTGCCCCCAGGCGATATGATAGGATGCGCAGTGCCGAAGCCCGCTGGGTCAGCCGCTGCTCAAGCTCGGGGTTGTCGGGGGCAGAGAAGGTTTGCCACAGCTTCTGGGCCTGTGCCGGATGTCCGGAGAACCACAGGGCAAGGCCAAGCCGAATCGTGACTTCAGCGTTGTCAGGATTGCGTTTGTGCAGGGCCCCGAAGCGTCTGGCCGCCGCGTCATATCGACGGGCCGCAAAGAGGGCGAGTCCTTTGTCTCGTAGTTCCGCCTCTGAGCTTTGGGCCAGGATGGCCGTTTCACGGGCCTCGGTGTCCAGAGCGGGCATGTCGAATTCGTGCATGCCCGGGGCACAGCCCGTCGTCAGAAGCAGTGCGCACAGGATGCATACTCCTCGCAGCAGGGAGGGAGGTGTAAGCCTGAAGAGGGAGGAGATCGTTAAGCACATCGTGGAGAGTAACCTATCAGAGGCCGCTTGCGGTGCAAAGCTGTTCAACGTTGACCTGGCGCGCGATCCAGAGGCCCAC is part of the Desulfovibrio ferrophilus genome and harbors:
- a CDS encoding late competence development ComFB family protein, yielding MEKKVADLLELYAVGKTNLFFIHNKNEKRVIEAMRHALAEHPDFAPNDIDIQDIYALSLNSLPPRYVQQGTIVLREPVRPDVINDAVREAIETVRTRPNYTPDE
- a CDS encoding tetratricopeptide repeat protein produces the protein MPDQDDKTEREPIHGVFSTMETRKIGTGTTLRKTKVKQHWLVHELDDGLVEVQPINENLIATGKKRTISTDTLLDRFAPEPDFYITSEVPEPATGNGSVLDLDEPSAPEPKAPPVSSGGPQIEGFELSGTPEDVEKSARASFGLALTYLKRGNMTKAVDIFSQLAEAEAPFAPEHKHMFNEFGISLRKERLLDTALKHYLRALDLAPEGDENLHHNIARAYFEKKDIGNAVKFLEQSLKINPDLTESKLFLKYLRRKHESAFGPITL
- a CDS encoding HD domain-containing protein, whose protein sequence is MGIADTHADVKLYDLVDVTSPSVLLAEVHTIVETMYPGFDFSFLDKAFADSKRLFRGKYPGYRSSTTMYHNLQHTVEVFLCCARLLHGAAQDNITVNARMMELTLVSSLLHDVGLIQEENDMEGTGAKYTVGHEQRSIAFMKDYFHEAGRPGFDIHDASKMIECTCLGVDATNIAYSDDTTRFCAQILATADLLAQMADREYLEKLMLLYLEFEEAGLPYASPRDLLEKTHGFYAMMVGRMDGPLGGVRRFSLAHFTSKWDVQEDLYDKSIQANMAYLYLVLEEEQDNYLNKLKRGGIVQKIEPLL
- a CDS encoding phosphoribosylanthranilate isomerase codes for the protein MTDRHCPRIQIAGVLDQDEALLLARLGVNSIGIPLRLAVHPEDISEDEAARIVQILPNDVPAVLITYVTDPEEIRTFCDQLGVTHVQLHADISATALAALKSSRPDLYVIKSIIVPPTPDAISIQRMEKQILSLAPYCDAFLTDTYDPSTGATGATGKVHDWSASRRLVELSPIPLILAGGLTPGNVRQAILQVKPAGVDAHTGVETPDGRKSPELVATFVKQALAGFESLSH
- a CDS encoding tetratricopeptide repeat protein, whose translation is MHEFDMPALDTEARETAILAQSSEAELRDKGLALFAARRYDAAARRFGALHKRNPDNAEVTIRLGLALWFSGHPAQAQKLWQTFSAPDNPELEQRLTQRASALRILSYRLGARRILEDHRRGELMPAIAGSAVILPAALPEHPREARPGMNTGLHFLLLDALSDEHTLQPAPRGLTSALRAESGSDLSATLDETLKLARILGADHAVTVSATIPDDHPGVLRTTLSAQITESLQGRTKRLANERNRAENAWATAESQLRHLEEQQERCAEILTYFNATHRLSSLLVRRDQLAEAVARMNREGHAEQAIKAMQRHRETVAEMTELQTRIKDFERRLVLGMEGVRRFTPEAFRQKSEQLALQQQALEKRLPELRKAAWAAVARASTPWPAQGRSVTFDIALSDINTWPARAVERLAHLVGEPTPPLLPPRDWGLTEFQRLNNGLMAWDNGEYSIASRLFALAGQACKASPQYPGQGFDVLRLSDLPPESVAAFFLNDFDLDSGGKHD